The following coding sequences are from one Nonlabens arenilitoris window:
- a CDS encoding sensor histidine kinase, whose amino-acid sequence MPVILQISNTSINYIAIGLMIFIILFSIGMVIFFLLSRKRITEADLEVRDTQIKAQKDVMSATIVTQEKERQRIARDLHDEISAKLNVIAMNTNMLKEESLSSTEREMLITRIETATGKTLENAREIAHNLLPPVLEKFGLCAAISEVVKSINGHQIDIYFSCDWNEEQLSPDSQLHVYRIIQELLNNTIKYAHSDKVSIILNEEDEYRLFTYSDNGIGFQDNTQIGLGTSNISSRVDLLNGTHDLQTSHGNGVVYTFKFPKS is encoded by the coding sequence ATGCCTGTTATACTTCAAATCTCAAATACCTCGATCAACTATATAGCTATAGGATTGATGATTTTCATTATTCTATTTTCTATAGGGATGGTTATTTTTTTCCTGCTTTCGCGTAAGCGTATCACAGAAGCAGATCTGGAAGTAAGAGATACCCAAATTAAAGCTCAAAAGGATGTCATGTCTGCTACCATAGTTACACAAGAAAAAGAAAGACAGCGTATCGCGAGAGATTTGCACGATGAGATAAGTGCAAAACTAAATGTGATTGCTATGAATACTAACATGTTAAAAGAAGAATCTCTATCTAGTACAGAACGTGAAATGTTAATCACCCGTATCGAGACTGCTACAGGTAAAACACTTGAAAACGCACGTGAAATAGCTCACAATCTATTACCGCCAGTACTTGAAAAATTTGGTTTATGTGCAGCTATTTCAGAGGTCGTAAAGAGTATCAATGGCCATCAAATAGATATCTATTTTAGTTGTGACTGGAATGAAGAGCAATTAAGTCCTGATTCTCAATTACACGTATATCGTATCATACAAGAATTACTCAACAATACAATAAAGTATGCTCATTCAGATAAAGTGTCGATAATACTTAATGAAGAAGATGAGTATCGATTATTTACTTATAGTGATAATGGAATAGGCTTTCAAGATAATACTCAAATAGGTCTAGGAACTAGTAATATAAGTAGTAGAGTCGACCTGTTAAATGGAACGCATGACCTGCAAACTAGTCATGGAAATGGTGTTGTATATACTTTTAAATTCCCTAAATCTTAA
- a CDS encoding response regulator yields MINIALADDESLFLDTLSFMLQRIPDFNVVFTATNGQDLVNQLSTQSPLPDVVVTDLKMPELNGVEATKKIKELFPELSVIALSSYNTDVFISNMLGVGAASYLVKNTTPAQVELTIREVAAKGFYYDKNVLRILQDNSQDGNYRRSTLDHNLLSPREIDVLQLICEQFTTTEIAEKLCVSKRTVDGHRNNLLIKTQMRNVAGLVAYAIQNAIITVEI; encoded by the coding sequence ATGATTAACATTGCCCTGGCAGATGATGAGAGTTTATTTCTAGATACTTTAAGTTTTATGTTGCAAAGAATTCCAGATTTCAATGTGGTATTTACAGCAACTAATGGACAGGATCTTGTAAATCAATTGTCTACTCAATCACCATTACCAGATGTAGTGGTTACAGATCTTAAAATGCCCGAATTAAATGGCGTTGAGGCTACCAAAAAAATTAAAGAACTCTTTCCAGAACTAAGTGTTATTGCATTAAGTAGTTATAATACTGATGTTTTTATATCTAATATGCTAGGTGTAGGAGCGGCATCATATCTAGTAAAAAATACCACGCCTGCACAAGTAGAACTTACCATAAGAGAAGTTGCTGCTAAAGGATTTTATTATGATAAAAATGTGTTACGCATATTACAAGACAACTCTCAAGATGGAAATTATAGACGCAGCACACTAGACCATAATCTACTTTCTCCTAGAGAAATAGATGTCTTACAATTGATTTGCGAGCAATTCACAACTACTGAAATTGCTGAAAAACTTTGTGTATCTAAACGTACCGTAGATGGACATCGCAATAACTTATTAATTAAAACTCAAATGCGCAACGTGGCAGGACTGGTAGCATATGCCATACAAAATGCTATTATAACAGTAGAAATTTGA
- a CDS encoding YifB family Mg chelatase-like AAA ATPase codes for MLTKVYGSAVFGVEATTITVEVNSVKGIGYHLVGLPDKAISESSYRIAAALSNVGYKLPGKKITINMAPADLRKEGSAYDLTLAIGILISSGQIKADEVDQYLIMGELSLDGSLQPIKGALPIAIKAREEKYKGFILPAQNAREAAIVDGLEVYGVDNISQVIDFFNEGKPLEPTIVDTRDEFFQALEHPEFDFADVKGQESIKRCMEIAAAGGHNIILIGPPGAGKTMLAKRLPSILPPMTLHEALETTKIHSVAGRTQEKVGLMAQRPFRSPHHTISDVALVGGGAYPQPGEISLSHNGVLFLDELPEFKRTVLEVMRQPLEDREVTISRAKFTVTYPSSFMLVASMNPSPGGYFNDPDAPVQSSPAEMQRYLSKISGPLLDRIDIHIEVTPVPFEKLTEERQAEKSAEIRKRVTAARDVQTVRFRESEKTHYNAQMSVKDIRKYCVLDEGSKELLKNAMERLNLSARAYDRILKVSRTIADLEGAPDITGTHIAEAIQYRSLDRDGWLG; via the coding sequence ATGCTCACAAAAGTCTATGGAAGTGCCGTTTTTGGTGTAGAAGCTACTACTATAACTGTAGAAGTTAATAGTGTAAAAGGAATAGGATATCATCTAGTAGGGTTACCAGATAAAGCAATTAGCGAGAGCTCCTATCGTATCGCGGCAGCATTATCTAACGTAGGTTATAAATTACCTGGGAAAAAGATTACGATCAATATGGCACCAGCAGACTTGCGTAAAGAAGGTAGTGCCTATGATTTAACACTAGCAATAGGTATACTTATATCTTCTGGACAAATTAAGGCAGATGAGGTGGATCAATATCTAATCATGGGAGAACTATCACTAGATGGTAGTTTGCAACCTATTAAAGGAGCGTTACCCATAGCGATAAAAGCTAGAGAAGAGAAATATAAAGGCTTCATTCTACCAGCGCAAAATGCACGTGAGGCCGCTATTGTAGACGGTCTTGAAGTCTATGGTGTTGATAATATATCACAAGTTATAGATTTTTTTAATGAAGGCAAGCCACTAGAACCTACCATAGTTGATACTAGAGATGAGTTCTTTCAAGCTTTAGAGCATCCAGAATTTGACTTTGCCGATGTAAAAGGACAAGAATCCATTAAGCGTTGTATGGAAATAGCAGCAGCTGGTGGACATAATATTATTCTTATAGGGCCACCTGGTGCAGGAAAAACCATGCTGGCAAAAAGATTACCATCAATACTACCGCCTATGACATTACACGAGGCGCTAGAGACCACTAAAATTCATAGCGTGGCTGGTCGTACACAAGAAAAAGTAGGATTGATGGCGCAACGACCATTCCGCAGTCCACATCATACCATATCAGATGTAGCATTAGTTGGTGGAGGAGCATATCCACAACCAGGTGAAATTTCATTATCTCACAATGGAGTTCTCTTTTTAGATGAGTTGCCAGAGTTTAAACGTACTGTGCTAGAAGTGATGCGACAACCACTCGAGGATCGTGAAGTCACTATTTCTAGAGCAAAATTTACAGTAACTTATCCATCCAGTTTCATGCTGGTCGCGAGTATGAACCCTAGTCCAGGTGGTTATTTTAATGATCCAGACGCACCTGTACAAAGTAGTCCAGCAGAAATGCAACGATACCTCAGTAAAATATCCGGACCATTATTAGATCGTATTGACATACATATAGAAGTTACACCTGTGCCGTTTGAAAAATTAACCGAAGAAAGACAAGCAGAAAAGTCTGCTGAGATCAGAAAACGTGTTACTGCTGCCAGAGATGTTCAGACGGTTCGCTTTCGCGAAAGCGAGAAAACACATTATAATGCTCAAATGAGCGTCAAGGATATTAGAAAATATTGTGTCCTAGATGAAGGTAGTAAGGAATTACTTAAAAATGCGATGGAAAGATTAAATCTGAGTGCTAGAGCTTATGACCGGATTTTAAAAGTATCAAGAACCATTGCAGATTTAGAAGGTGCCCCAGACATTACAGGCACACATATTGCAGAAGCTATACAATACCGCAGCCTGGATAGAGATGGCTGGCTGGGTTAA
- a CDS encoding Hpt domain-containing protein, with protein sequence MSEILKLETLKDNFGDDAETFVQILDVFLQEVPVDYQLLKKQITTKDYKNAGEIAHKIKSSYRLLDMEMETLLLQEIENRAKTQKNTDEIVTLFDQFNVNYDTGIDLVQRTRDLFASKS encoded by the coding sequence ATGAGTGAAATTTTAAAACTAGAAACGCTTAAAGATAACTTTGGCGATGATGCAGAAACATTTGTACAAATTTTAGATGTTTTCTTGCAAGAAGTACCAGTAGATTATCAATTACTTAAAAAGCAAATCACAACAAAAGATTATAAGAATGCTGGTGAAATAGCACATAAGATAAAATCTAGTTATCGATTACTAGATATGGAAATGGAAACATTACTACTGCAGGAAATTGAAAATAGAGCCAAAACACAAAAGAACACAGATGAGATAGTAACCTTATTTGATCAATTTAATGTGAATTATGATACAGGTATAGACCTAGTACAGCGCACGCGTGACCTATTTGCTTCAAAAAGTTAA
- a CDS encoding DEAD/DEAH box helicase, which produces MKNFEVLGLSQPLLDGLADMGFENPTEIQQQSIPILLKHDGDFIGLAQTGTGKTAAFGLPLLDLIDVNSREVQALVLAPTRELAQQICGQMEQMSKHLGKVNVVPVFGGANIMNQIRDIRRGAQIIVATPGRLMDLMKRREVKLDALKYMILDEADEMLNMGFKEDIDFILSKSDTGRNIWLFSATMAREIKRIVDTYMVQPEEVRINRENIVNTNIEHQSIQLKASDKIEALRRFLDYDQDMFGVVFCRTKRDTQNVADQLNNNGYATEALHGDMSQAQRDAAMKRFRNKNLKLLIATDVAARGIDVDDITHVIHFALPDDPEFYTHRSGRTARAGKKGVSIALITRGDNRKLKFIASKLGIEFTQGEVPALEAITQKRISRWSDNMIKQEINEKIDEELVNAVQESFADVTKEELIAKLLTKEYNSIYKRNSISDLNDRSKGRDRDDSPRRERGKRTSRGTEEGMKTYFINLGLKDDINKGALLGYVCDTTGISGAQIGRIVMDKTHSYMDVAEDVAAQILTLDGKQRNGHDLRVNEHKGVVKEPARERGGRSGGGFKGRRDSNGGGGFKGRSNSGGSSHRGRRSDADSGSGNRSSRRRSDSSSGGNDSGGNRGGFKGRKW; this is translated from the coding sequence TTGAAAAATTTTGAAGTCTTAGGACTCTCACAGCCGTTATTAGACGGCCTCGCTGACATGGGTTTTGAAAACCCAACAGAGATTCAGCAACAGTCTATTCCCATTTTATTGAAGCACGACGGAGACTTTATAGGTCTTGCTCAAACTGGTACGGGAAAAACTGCTGCTTTCGGTTTACCCTTATTGGATCTTATAGATGTTAATTCTCGTGAAGTACAAGCCCTTGTTCTGGCACCTACTCGCGAACTTGCTCAACAAATTTGTGGGCAAATGGAACAAATGTCTAAACACTTAGGTAAAGTGAATGTTGTTCCCGTTTTTGGTGGAGCAAATATTATGAATCAAATTAGAGACATACGTCGTGGTGCACAGATTATTGTGGCTACGCCTGGTCGATTAATGGATTTAATGAAACGTCGTGAAGTAAAATTAGATGCTTTAAAGTACATGATACTTGATGAGGCTGATGAGATGCTTAACATGGGTTTCAAAGAAGATATCGATTTTATCCTCTCAAAGAGTGATACTGGTAGAAATATCTGGTTATTTTCTGCTACAATGGCACGCGAGATAAAGCGTATTGTAGATACTTACATGGTACAGCCTGAAGAAGTACGTATCAACAGAGAAAATATCGTAAATACAAACATCGAGCATCAATCGATACAATTAAAAGCATCTGATAAGATTGAGGCGTTAAGACGTTTCTTAGATTATGATCAGGATATGTTTGGTGTCGTTTTTTGTCGTACAAAACGGGATACTCAAAATGTAGCAGATCAGTTGAACAACAATGGTTATGCAACTGAGGCTTTACATGGTGACATGTCACAAGCACAACGAGATGCTGCGATGAAACGTTTCCGTAATAAAAATCTTAAGCTACTTATAGCAACAGATGTTGCTGCACGTGGTATTGATGTAGATGATATTACTCACGTGATACACTTTGCCTTACCAGATGATCCAGAGTTTTACACGCACCGATCTGGTCGTACAGCTCGTGCTGGTAAAAAAGGTGTTTCTATTGCTTTAATTACTCGTGGAGATAATCGTAAACTAAAATTTATTGCTAGTAAATTAGGAATTGAGTTTACACAAGGTGAAGTGCCTGCTCTAGAAGCAATTACTCAAAAACGTATTTCTCGCTGGTCTGATAATATGATCAAACAAGAGATTAATGAGAAAATTGATGAAGAATTAGTAAACGCTGTACAAGAAAGTTTTGCCGACGTGACTAAGGAAGAGTTGATTGCAAAATTGTTGACTAAAGAATATAACTCAATTTATAAACGTAACTCTATTTCTGATCTTAATGATCGTTCTAAGGGACGTGATAGAGATGATAGTCCAAGACGTGAGCGTGGTAAACGTACAAGTCGTGGTACGGAAGAAGGAATGAAGACTTACTTTATCAATTTAGGTCTCAAAGATGACATTAATAAAGGAGCTTTACTAGGATATGTATGTGATACTACAGGTATTTCTGGTGCACAAATAGGTCGTATCGTTATGGATAAAACACATTCTTACATGGATGTAGCAGAGGACGTAGCGGCACAAATACTAACATTAGACGGAAAGCAACGTAATGGTCATGACCTAAGAGTTAATGAACATAAAGGTGTCGTTAAAGAACCAGCACGTGAACGTGGTGGTCGTAGCGGTGGCGGTTTCAAGGGACGTCGTGATTCAAACGGTGGTGGCGGTTTTAAAGGCCGTAGTAACTCTGGAGGCAGTAGCCACAGAGGAAGACGTTCTGATGCTGATAGCGGTTCAGGTAATAGAAGTAGTCGTCGCAGAAGTGATTCTTCTTCTGGCGGTAATGATAGTGGTGGTAACCGTGGCGGCTTTAAAGGTCGTAAGTGGTAA